The sequence TGCTCCCACCAGGCGGCGCCGAAGCGGAGCAGGCATTGTCGGTGGAGCGCAGCTCGACCGTGCGCCAGGCGCTGACCACGATCCGTACCCAGGTGGTCGACGGCGCGATCTCCCGCGACGACGCCGCTCGCCGAATCGTCGAGACCGTCGAGGGCTTCGGGCTCCAGCCCGTCGAGCCGCCGCCCTTGCTGGATCCGGTCACCGAGTCCGATGTCGGGGTTGTCTGCTGGATGGTGGTGCTCGCTGGAGACGAGTAGCTACCCTCGGGTTCCCCGGACGGATTCGTAGATGGCGGCCAGTTCGGCGGCGACGACCGGCCAGGCGTAGCGGGCGGCGGAGGAGCGGGCGGCCTCGGCGAGCGCGGCCCGCCGGGCCGGGTTGTCGAGCAGCGCCCCGAGCGCGTCGGCCAGCGCCTCCGGGTCGCGGGGGGGCACGAGCAGGCCCTCGCGGTTGTCGCGGAGCAGGTCGCGGTAGCCGCCGATGTCGGAGCAGACCACCGGCAGGCCCATGGCCATCGCCTCGACGAGCACGATGCCGAACGACTCCCCCCCGAGCGACGGGGCGCAGAACAGGTCGGCCGACGCGTAGTAGCTGGGCAGGTCCTCCTGCGGCACCGACCCGACGAAGACCAGGTCGGGCCGGAGCCGGGGCGGCACCATCGCCATCGCCTTCTCCTGCTGGCGCTTGTCGTCGCGGCCGACCACGAGCAGGCGCAGGCGCGGGAAGGCCGGCTTCAGCCGCAGGAACGCCCGGACCAGGTAGGTCAGGCCCTTGCGGGGCTCGAGGCGGCCCACGAACAGCACGGTCGGGTCGCCGCCCCGGTAGCCGGGCAGGGGCTCGTGCTTGCCGAAGAACTCCGGCGAGACCCCGTTCGGCACCACCGTCATGGCGCCGCCGAAGTACCGCTGCCAGGTGTCCCTGGCCGACGGGCTGACTGCGATGCGCGTGGCCAGCCGCTCGTAGGTGCGGCGCAGCAGCGGGGTGCCAGCCCGCAGGGCGAGCGAGCGGTCCAGGTTGGCGTGGAAGGTGCCCACCACGGGGAGCTGGGTCGCCCCGCCACCGCGCAGCCCGCCGGTGGCCTGCAGCACGGCCAGGAGCCCGACGCTCGGGGAGAGCGGCTCGTGCACGTGGAGCAGGTCGTAGCCGCCCTGGCCGAGGGCGCTGCGGACCTTCGCCACGGTGCGCGGCCCGAAGGCGATGCGGGCAACCGAGCCGTTGTAGGGCACCGGCACCGACCCGCCCAGGCCGACGAAGTGCGCCTCGGCCACGGGCCCCTCGGCCGGGGCGAGCACGTCCACGGCATGGCCGAGCCGGCGCAGCTCGGCGGCCAGGTCGCGGACATGGGCGCCGACACCGCCGGGGACCGTCCAGTCGTACGGGCAGACGACGCCGACCTTCACGAGGCCGCCTTCACGAGGCGGCCTTCTCGGCCCCCGGGCCAGGGGCC is a genomic window of Actinomycetes bacterium containing:
- a CDS encoding glycosyltransferase family 4 protein — translated: MKVGVVCPYDWTVPGGVGAHVRDLAAELRRLGHAVDVLAPAEGPVAEAHFVGLGGSVPVPYNGSVARIAFGPRTVAKVRSALGQGGYDLLHVHEPLSPSVGLLAVLQATGGLRGGGATQLPVVGTFHANLDRSLALRAGTPLLRRTYERLATRIAVSPSARDTWQRYFGGAMTVVPNGVSPEFFGKHEPLPGYRGGDPTVLFVGRLEPRKGLTYLVRAFLRLKPAFPRLRLLVVGRDDKRQQEKAMAMVPPRLRPDLVFVGSVPQEDLPSYYASADLFCAPSLGGESFGIVLVEAMAMGLPVVCSDIGGYRDLLRDNREGLLVPPRDPEALADALGALLDNPARRAALAEAARSSAARYAWPVVAAELAAIYESVRGTRG